The Budorcas taxicolor isolate Tak-1 chromosome 25, Takin1.1, whole genome shotgun sequence genome includes a region encoding these proteins:
- the LOC128069045 gene encoding pregnancy-associated glycoprotein 1-like encodes MLQTQSSLSRSQERNMKWLVLLGLVAFSECIVKIPLRRVKTMRNTVSGKNMLNNFLKEHAYRLSQISFRGSNLTTLPLRNIRDMLHMGTITIGTPPQAFQVVFDTGSSFLWVPSVSCKSSTCSTRARFRHLLSSTFRSTNMNCRIIYESGRIKGTVVRDTVRIGDLVSTDQMFGLSLEEYGFERLPFDGILGLNYPNISSARAIPIFDNLMNQGALAEPVFAFYLNKSKQEGSVVMFGGVDQRYYEGELNWIPLIKLGGWTVHMDCISMRREVIACSDGCKAIVDTGTAAIRGPSTLVNNIQKLIGAKPQGSQHYVSCSAVNTLPSIIFTINSINYTVPAQAYILKDSRGRCYSTFQENTASSSTETWVLGDVFLRLYFSVFDRGNDRIGLAQAV; translated from the exons ATGCTACAAACCCAAAGTTCCCTGAGTAGGAGCCAGGAAAGAAACATGAAGTGGCTTGTGCTCCTCGGGCTGGTGGCCTTCTCAGAGTGCATAGTCAA AATACCTCTAAGGAGAGTGAAGACCATGAGAAATACCGTCAGTGGAAAAAACATGCTGAACAATTTCCTGAAGGAGCATGCTTATAGACTGTCCCAAATTTCTTTTCGTGGCTCAAATCTAACTACTCTCCCACTGAGGAATATCAGGGAT ATGCTCCACATGGGTACCATAACCATTGGAACACCGCCTCAGgcattccaggttgtctttgaCACAGGCTCATCTTTTTTGTGGGTGCCCTCTGTCTCTTGCAAGAGCTCAACGTGTT CTACACGCGCTAGGTTCAGACATCTTCTGTCTTCCACCTTCCGGTCTACCAATATGAATTGCAGGATCATCTACGAATCTGGGAGAATTAAAGGAACTGTTGTTCGTGACACAGTTCGG ATTGGTGACCTTGTAAGCACTGATCAGATGTTTGGTCTAAGCCTTGAGGAATATGGGTTTGAGCGCCTACCTTTTGATGGCATCTTGGGCTTGAACTACCCAAACATATCCTCTGCTAGAGCCATCCCCATCTTTGACAACCTGATGAATCAAGGTGCCCTTGCTGAGCCTGTTTTTGCCTTCTACTTGAACAA AAGCAAGCAGGAGGGCAGTGTGGTGATGTTTGGTGGGGTGGACCAACGCTACTACGAGGGGGAGCTCAACTGGATACCATTGATCAAACTGGGCGGCTGGACTGTACACATGGACTG CATCTCCATGAGAAGAGAGGTTATTGCTTGTTCTGATGGCTGCAAGGCCATTGTTGACACCGGGACAGCAGCAATCAGAGGCCCAAGTACACTGGTCAATAACATACAGAAGCTCATTGGCGCCAAGCCACAGGGTTCCCAG CACTACGTTTCATGTTCTGCGGTCAATACCCTGCCCTCTATTATCTTCACCATCAACAGCATCAACTACACAGTGCCAGCTCAAGCCTACATCCTCAAG GATTCTAGGGGCCGCTGCTATTCCACCTTTCAAGAGAACACTGCGAGTTCATCTACAGAGACCTGGGTCCTGGGTGATGTCTTCCTGAGGCTGTATTTCTCGGTCTTTGATCGAGGAAATGACAGGATTGGCCTGGCACAGGCAGTGTAA